In Spirochaetota bacterium, the genomic window CGGCACCCGGGAGAACGGAATACCGCCGGTTCGCAAGGCTCTGGGCTGTCTTGAATTAATCGCGCAAAAACCAAGCGTGCGGGGTCAAAAAAATGGAGGCCGTATAATCTCCTTCCATTACGGTAACCATGGGTGGACGACGGGGCTCGAACCCGCAACCACTGGAGCCACAGTCCAGGGCTCTGCCATTGAGCTACATCCACCATGACACGCCGGAAAAAGAAGAGCTTTTCCCGGCGACGCTTATACTAAAATCAGTCGGTGGACTGTCAAGTTTTTTTCGGTCTGAAAACCAACGTCGAAGGTGCCATGCAGATGAAACAGTACTTTCCCTCCTTGATTTTAACTGCCTGTATACTCTCCCCGCTTCCCTGCGCATACGCCGATTGCGAAAAGGGCGACTGCACCAATGGCCTGGGCACCTTTTTATGGATCGACCAGACGGAATACTCCGGCGAATGGAAGAACGACACGCAGCATGGTCGGGGTATAATGAAATGGCCCAACGGAGACCGCTACGAGGGGGATTGGCAAAACGGCCGCAGGCACGGAAATGGCGTTTATTCGAAAAAAGACGGTTCGCGCTACGAGGGCTCCTGGCGCGACGGCGCCCCGCACGGGACCGGAACGATGCGATGGGCGAGCGGCGACACGTACCGCGGTCAGTGGAAAAAGGGGCTTCGGCACGGCAACGGGACCTACACGCTGCGCAACGGCAAAAGCGTCACCGGCGAATGGAAAGACGACCGATTCGTGGAGCAATGACCCCTGCGGGCACGCGGTTGTTTATTGCAGTCCCGTGTACAGCAGACTGAGCGGATCGACGAACACCCCTTGTATCGAAAATGACACGTGCAGGTGCGCCCCCGTCGAAAGCCCCGTGTTTCCGACATGGCCGATAAGCTCTCCCGTGTTGACTTTCTGGCCCTCTTTAACCGCGAAACAGTCCAGATGCATGTACGAGGAGAATATCCTGGCGCCGTGGTCGATGACTATGTAATTCCCCTCGTAATACATCGGTTGGGCGATCGCGATCCTGCCTCCGGCAATGGCGAATACCGGGTCTCCCCTCTCTCCCCGAAGATCGACGCCTGAATGGGCGTTGGTGGAAGGTTCCAGGTAAAAACGCTTGCCTCTGGCGACCTTATAGCGCTGGTACTTGCGGCCTGCCCAGAACGGCGAGGTGATGAAATGATCGTCCCGCGGGTGGGAGATGGGACCTTTCAGGAATCCCGATGTATTTTTATTGAAGACCTCGCGTTTTCTCCGGGAGCATTGCTCTATAAATGCCACGACATCGGGCGGCGGTACTATGCTGATATTGGAAAAGCGCCCCAGGTCGATCGCCCTGGTGAATTTCATAAACTCGGTCCGTTTTATCGTTATGTGGAAATAGTGAATGGTCCTGCTTGCGCCCTGCTCCCAGGAGACGGTAATCGTCTTTTTTCCCTGTTTTCCATCGGGCGCTATCGCGAACAATCCAGCGTATCCCCAATCCCTCCTGACAACCGGGACCGTGCGACCGTCATATTCCATCTGCGGCAAAGGGAATTTCACTTTTGAGGGGATGATGATTTCCGCGTTTACCGCGTTTCCCTGCGCGAACCGTCTCGCCCGGAGGGCGAGCTTGAAAAGGCCTCTGTCCCACTCCATGCGTGCGGCATCCATGGGCGCGTAGTGGTAAGGTTTCTTTTCAACATATCCCGGCCCCTCCGTTATACCCATTCCTGAAAGCCCGGGGGAGATGAAGATACAGGCAAGCATGGAAGTCAAGAGCTTGATCGTTATACGATTATGCATCGATATATGGCCGCCGAATCTAATTTAATCTTTTCCCGCCACGATAAGACAGAGCGCCAGAGCGCTCAATATCGCTTTGGGTACGAACGACGGTACCAGCGCATACTCCTGGTCTTTGCTTCCGTCGGCGCTACGCTCCGAGCAGTGTTCGTTTGCGCCCTCGGGGCCGAGGCCGTCGATTGTCGGCACCGACCGCCAGGTGAAGTTTCCATCGCTCAGCCCCCCGCGCGCCACGGGTTCGGCCTCCATTCCCATCAAAACGGCGGCCCGCCGGTAATACCCGAAAAGCCGTTTCGTCGCGTCGTTTTCCTGCCAGGCCGGATTTTTCCTGAGGACCTTGACCGATGTGCGGCATCGAAATACCCCATCCGCCGAGGCGACGGTCGAAAGTCCGTTAATTGCCGCAAGCCCTTTCAGGCCCTGTGCCAATACCTCATGCTCGTATGCCCGTATCTCTCCCACGGCCTCGGCCAGATGGGCGACCCTGTTTATCGCTATGCCGCCTTCGATATAGCCTATGTTTACCGTCAGCCCCTGTTCATAGTCGGTAAGTTCTGAGACGCGAAGTACCGATTCCGCAAGCTGCACGATCGCGTTCGCGCCCTCCCTGTGGCTCACTCCCGCGTGCGCGCCCTTCCCCGTCGCGACTATCCTGAACACCGCCCGGCCCTTTCTCGCCGTCACGAGTCGAAAGGCCCCGTCGCGCATGTCGCCGCCCTCAAATACAAGGCAGGCGGCTCCGGCCGGACCGATCCGCTCCACGCAGAGCGCACCGAAGTCGTCCGATTCGGTTTCCTCCGTGGCGTCGAAAAGCAGCACCCACGAAACGGCCCCGAAAATACGCGGAGCGACGGCCAGAAGCGCCTCGAGCATCATAAGCATTACCACCGTACCGCCCTTTATGTCGTTCGCGCCAGGGCCATAGACCCTGTCTCCCTCAATGCGGAACCTGAAATCGTTGTCCCGTTCTTCATCTTCCGTAAAGACCGTGTCGAGGTGGGAGACGCAGCCGATTCGAAGCGCTGACGTACCGGTACGTGTAAGAACAAGATGGCTGCCACATTCGTCGCCGTGCGCGGAAGGTACGTATTCCGCCTCGAAACCGAGCCTGCCGAAGAGTTCGGCCGTGTAGCGCCCGAGGCGGTTCACCCCGGAAGCGTTACCGGTGAAACTGTTGATGGCGATCATCTCCCCGAGTATCGCGATGTAGCGCGGCATCCCCTCCTCGAGGAATGCCCGCATGCGCGTTATTTCATCTCCGCTCAATCCTTCCATATGGCTCCTTTGTGCGTCTCCGAAGGGCCGTCACCGCCGTATTTTCGCCGCCTTCGGGAATATCCGGTCGCGATAATAATAGAGCAGGCCCGTCGATGTAAGCAGTATTCCCAGAATCGACGGCACGAAGGCCGTGATAAGCGTAACGGCCATGTACGCGCAGTAAAACGCTATCACGATTATAATGCTGTACGGATACAGCCATGCCCGGTACGGACGCGCTGCGTCGGGGTATTTCTTTCTCAATACCACGACCGACCATACCGTCATGATATTGAAGACCGTTCCGGTGAAGCTGAAAAAATCGATAATCGTTTCATACGAATGCTGCGCCGACGCAGCGAACAGGAGAAGCACGCCGGCCCAGAGGCCCTGAAAGAGCATTGAGTAATTCGGCGTTTTGTATTTCGGGTGTATCTCCGCGAACTTTTTAAAAAAGAGGCCGTCGCGCGCCATCGCCTGCCAGGTGCGCGCCTTGCAGAGTATCTGCGTGCTGACGTTCCCGAAGGTATTCACCATTACCGCGATCGATATCATGGCCCCGCCGACGCCACCGATCGCCGCCTGCATCGCGTCCACCGCTATCCAGCTCGACCCCTTAATGGCATCGACCGGAAGCTGGTACAGGTATGCCGAATTTGCGCCGGCGTACAGTATCAGGACGCCCGCAATGCCGATAAACAACGACAGAGGCAGGTTTTTCCGCGGATTTCGGACCTCCTCGGCCACATACGTCGCCCCCTCCCATCCGCTGTAGGCGAAAAAGGAATAACGCAGCGCGGCGCCGACCGCGAGCACAGTTGCCCAGTTCCATTCCGCCGGCCAGAAGGGGGTCGAGAAATGCGAAAAGCTTCCCTGCGCGGTAAAACAAATACCGATCACCGCGCCGATCGCCGCTACCTTAATGAAGCTGAACACATTCTGGATCACGCCGCTCAGGAAGACCCCGGCGCAGTTTACCGCGGTGAGGAGTCCGATGGTCGAAAGCGCGACGGCGATGACCGCCGGCCCCGGCATCGGCACGCCGAAAGCGAGTGCATACAGCGCGCCCGAGTATTCGGCGAACACAAGTGCGACCGCCGCGATGGAGGCCGTCTCCGAAACGAAGAACATGGCCCAGCCGCGCAGAAAGGTAAACACCGGAGGATAGGCGGCGCGCAGGAAAACGTACGGGCCGCCGGATTTCGGCATCATTGCCACCAGTTCGGCGTAGCACATGGCGGCGAAGATGGTGATGACGCCGCCGATTATCCACACCAGCGCGAACAGCGATGTGCAACCGACCAGCGCCATTATGGGCCCGGGCGTGCGGAATATTCCCGACCCGATTATCCGCCCTATGACGATCGATACCGTTTCGAGGAAGCCGAGTCCGCGGCGCAGTTCGGTTTCCTCGGAGAAAATCGAAGGGCCGCAGCAGTCCTGCGCCGGCCGGCCGCCGGTCATCGAATACCTGTTTCTGTGAGGAACTCTCCCGCCTTCTCGTCGTACTTATTCCGATTGTTTCGGAAAGCGAGGGCGCGACCTGTGGAGAAAGCGGAAGATAGCTTTTTCGCGCTTTGTTTCGCGCACGACATCACTATCATATCGTCCTCCGTTTACCGTCGTCCTTAAAAAAATCAATCATTATTTCTTCGCCGCCATGGCGCAATTCGGCGCCTTGAAGTCAGCCGGTGCCCTGCGTGTGGCCAGCGCGGTCGGGATATATATGATTCAAGTAATCGTTACGCGTTATTATTCCAACGATCCTGCCGTCTTCGATTATGGGAATAAGACCGATCCCTTTTTTAAAGAAGATGTCCTCGAGCTCCCTGACGGTGGTGCATACCGTTCCCGTAATGAGCTTCTTCGTCATGTACGCCTTTACGGGAGCGTGCATCTGCGAGGCCTTTCTGCCTTTCATGATGTCCCTGAGCGTAATGATCCCCGAAAGTGCGCCGTTTTCATCGACAACCGGCGCTCCCGTAAAGTTGGATGATTCGAGAAACATCGACGCTTCGAGCAGTGTCCACCCCTGCGACACGACCGGCACATCGCGCGTCATGAGTCCGGAGGCGACCGCCGCGGGCGCAAGCGATGAATCGATATGACCGATGAACTCGCGAAACACCTCCCCTCCGGTTCTTCCCTTGACGAGCGCGGACGAGGCCCGCTCGTGGCCCCCTCCGCCGAACCGCCTCATAAGATCGTTAACCGCTATGCGATCGTGCCTGCTTCGCGCAATGATCAGCACGCTTTTCTCGTCCTTAAAATTGAAAACGGTGAACAGCGCGTCCACGTCCTCTACGTCGAATATCTTTTCCACCACCGCGGCAAGCCCGCCCGCCTGCCGGTCCATTACGACATAGCTCAGGCCGACGAGGTTTCCCTGAAAGTCCTGGTACACCATTTCATTCAAGATCTGCTGGAAGAGCGACATCTGGTGCTCTTCCTTGAGCGACTTGAGCACCCTTGCCACGACCGCGAGCGAGGCCTTCTGGTCCATGAGGAACGAGGCCGCCATAAAGTCTTCAGCGGTGACGCTCTCATGTGTGAAGTTGCCGGTATCGGCGTAAATGCCGGCGAGCGCGATCGTGGCCTCGTCCGGTCCGAGGACGACGCCGCGACGTATGAGCTCTATCCCGAAAAAGGTGGTGTTGGCGCCGAAAGAGTTGCCGCACACGGTCGCGCCCGGGATGTCCGCCGAGTCCGCAGGATGATGGTCGTAAATGGTGACCGTCCCGGTGCGCGCGCCGATCAGCGAGGCGAATTCCTTGACTCTCCCCATGGAGCGCGTGTCCACAACGATGACGTTTTCAACCGGTCCGCTCTTTACCTCCTCGATTTGACGGAAATCAATGACCGGCTGGTAGATATTATAGAGGTTCTGCGCTACCGGATGGATGAGCCTGCTGCGCACCGCCACGTACCCGGGGTTAAGCCGCCGTGCGAGGACCATCGAGCCGATGCAGTCCAGGTCCATGTTTGTATGGCCGATGATGATGTTCATGCGCGGCCCGACCCGGCATCAAAGGCCGTTTCCGCGGTTTCCGTCTTCATGCCTTCATGGTTGTTCGGATACAGTACGGTGACGTTTTTCATTCCCGCCGCAAGGAGCGCGTCGGTAACGGCGGCAATATCGCGCGTCATGTCGAGGCAGGCCCCGGGCCATGATCCGGCGAGGAACGACGATACGGAATAATCTCGACAGCCGGACGATCCCTCAATATCGGCTATGATGAAGACGTTTTCAAAACGCACGCTCAGCCGCACCTCCGACACAGTCGACGCACCGGTCCGACATCAATCCGGCGCTTTTCCGGATTAGTATGTCAGAGTGCATCAGGTGTGTCAACCGAAAGGGGGCCTGGCCGCGGCCACCTGTTCCGTTTACAGGCGGGCGATTAGGCTTTTAAGCGGCGTTTCGAACGAGGAGCGCGCGAGGTTTTCGACGATCCGGATGTTATGGGACCGTTGAACGTCTTGCCGCTGGGGCCGGCGTTGTGGTACTGCGCCGCAAGGAGCGGGTTCCCCCCGGCCATTTGGAGACACCGTTTGAGGATGGCGGTGCCGGTCATGATGTTGAGACAGGGCCAGTAGAGATCCCCGGCATCCCCGCGGTACCTGAAAGGCATAACCTGCACGAGCCCGCTCGTCGATTATTTCGATGCCGCCGCCGGATTTATCTTCATGGCGTAGATCACCGCTTCCTCTTCCATGCAGAAATACTCGTGCCGCCGCCACGCGTCGATCATGTCGGTGTTGTGTTTGCTCATGAAGTGTTCGTTCTCGCCGGTGATGAGCATCATGTACGCCTTCGGCTTCGGATCGAAGCTGACGATGATTCTGGGGGCCGATGCGAGGTCAGCGACGAACGGCGGCGCGACCTCCGAAAAGCGCGCGCGATTGTTCGTCTCGCCGTCGCCCTCGAAGGGGAACGGCCCGTAGTTGACCAGCGGCCTGAACAGCGCCGACTTGCCGAGCACGTGGTCGAAGCGTATTACGTGCATCTTCCCCCATGCCCATTTGGAAGGCTCGGCCGTCCCGAAGTGTTTCGCCAGGAGCGTACACGTCTCGCCGAAGGCGCGCGTCGCTATTTCGGCAATGCCCTCCTTTTCCGGGGTCAGGACATCGTCGAAGAAGACGCTTCCATTTTGGACCATATCGAGTAAACGCTCCATGCTGACATAGCGCTCGCTTATGTATTCTGTCGCAATTTCTTCTCCCAGTTCGTCCGCCAGGGTCTGGTAGGCCAGGCGCACGTAAAAGGTATTGTAGATGGATGCACCGGCCGAATCGACGGCGCTGTTTCCGTCCCATGCCAGCAGCAGGTCGCGGGCCTTCTTTACCGCTTCGTCCCCGGCGTCGATCTTTACGTGTTTCTTGACTGCATCCTGGATCTTCCGCGCGAGAACCGTTCTGGTGTCGGTCTGGGCCTTTTTCATGTATTCAACGTCGATGCCCTTTTTATCGCGCAGCATGCGCGCGATGTTCTCGTACCGGTAGCCAGGGGCGTAGGTGCCGTTGAGCTCGTACGGATAGTCCTTAACGTTTTTGTTGTTGGCGGTGGCGAGAAAGCCGCGCGCCGGGTTTTTGACCATAGGATATTTGTCGTCGGGCACGTTGCCCTTCCAGTTGCGATGCACTTTTTCACCGTCCTGGATCAGGTTCCCCGTCCCCTTCTCGCGCAGCGGCAGCGATCCGATCACCCGAAATGCGATAGTGCCTCTGTCGTCCGCATAAGCCAGGTTCTGCGGGGATATGCGTATGGCTTTAGCTCCCCGCATGAATTCCTCGTAATTTTTAGCCGTATTCATTTGCAAAAAGCCCCGGTAATCGATGGCGTCGAAACCCGTCCAGTCCAGGCTCACATCGAAGCCGAGGTCCTTGAAGACCTCGGTGAGAATGGGCTTTTTGCCCGCGTAGTAGATGCTCTTCGTAACCGGGTCCTTGCCCTTTATTGCGAACACTTCTTTTCGCTCCGATAGCGGAATCTCCTTCCCTCCATGACGATAGGTCTTTTTGTCCCAGTTTATCGTTTCTTTAAACAGGTCGACCATGTCCGCGCCCTGGTTGGTAAGCCCCCAGGCGCAGTTTTTATTATACCCCGAGGCGATAAACGGGAGGCCCACAACCTGGGCCCCGGTCGCCTCGAAATCGCCAGCGCGAACCCGTATCAAATAGAAGTCGTTGGGGAGCTTTGACTGGTGAACCTGCATGTCGGTGCAGAGGATGGCCCCTCCATGCGCCGTGAGCGCGGGACCCACGGCCCAGTTGTTCGACGCCGAACGGCATCCGAGCAGCCAGTCGAGCTTTTTTAGCGCTATTGCGAACGCCGCATCGCCCGCGCGGGAAGAAGCGATATCATCGACGATGGTCGGGGTGCCGGCCGGGATGAGGCCGAGGAGCTTCGATCCCTTCTCCGTGCCGAGTTTTTTGAGTATACGATGATAGAGGAGCTCGTGCTTCATATTGTAGGCCAGGCTCCAGTTCAACATCATGCCCACCAGCGCCGAGTCCGAGATCTCCCACTTCTCCTTCTTCATGCCCAAAAGCTTCATGTAGGCGTTCGGGCCGTTTTTATCGAGGTAATAATTGACGCCGTCAACGTATCGCTGATTGAGCGCGCGGAATCGCGGGTCGAGTTTTTTCGCATAGTCCTTCGCGCGTTCGTTGAAGCCGACGCCGCGCAGGAAGATGTCCTTGGAAAGCTCCTTCTCGCCGGCGAACTCGGAGATTCTGCCCTGGCCCACCCTGCGCGTGAATTCCATCTGGAACATGCGGTCCTGGGCGTTTACGAAGCCCCAGGCGAAGAAAAGGTCTTCCATGGTCCGCGCCGTCACGGTGGGCACGGCATAGCGGTTACGCTCGACGTTGACGGGGTGCGAAAGTCCAGGCGCGGTGATGTCCGAAGTATAGTTCGGCAGGCCGTTTCTCAGAAAACAGTAGGCGCCTGCGATTACGAGGATTATGACGAGTGCGATGACGATAAGCAGCTTTTTCATTGCCGACCTCCTGGTGGATGAAGCTTTATACACTGCGGTGGAAGGTTTGTCAAGCGAGGGGAAAGACGAAAAATTAGCGATATGCCGGCAATGCCATGCCAGGTTGAATCGATACCACTGAGAGCGGTTGAACCTTCTGGTCGAGGCTCGGCAATCCCCGAGAAGCACCCTGAAATACGGATATCATGGCAGCCGCCAGCGCACCGGGCGCGTTCAGCATTCGCTGTGAGGCCACTTTGCCATTCAGGCTGATATATGCTGACGCTCCCCCCAAAACCGCGTTGATCACCGCCGAATAACCGTCCGCCCTTATATACGAACCGTGCTCGTCCAGACGCCTCTGCACGCCAGACAGGAATCGAACCTGTGACCCACAGCTTAGAAGGCTGTTGCTCTATCCGACTGAGCTACTGGCGCGTATTCGGGGTGATAGGATTCGAACCTACGACACCCTGGTCCCAAACCAGGTGCGCTACCGGACTGCGCTACACCCCGCGCTGATTGAATCCTGATATATCCCGCGAAAAACCGTGTCAACAGAATTTTTCTCACGCTGACGTACGCGCAGATCTCAGGAAATGCGGCCCCACTCTTTTTCTATGAGGCCGCGGACGTGGCCGATGAACGCATCTTTCGAAACGCGCTCGACCTCGCTCCCGCGGCGAAGCTTCACCTCTATCTCGCCATCCTTGAAAAAACTTTTGCCGACGGTTACCCGTACGGGCATGCCGATGAGATCCGCATCGGCAAACTTAACGCCCGGGCTCGCCTTGCGGTCGTCGTAGAGCACCTCGATCCCGGCGTTCGAGAGCATCCCGTAAATCTCATCAACAGCGGAGATTTCATCCTCTGATTTGGCGATACCGACAAGGTGCACCTGGAACGGGGCGACGGTCATGGGCCAGGAGATGCCTTTATCGTCGTTGTGCTGTTCGATGACCGCCGCCATGGTGCGATTTATGCCGATGCCGTAGCACCCCATTATCGGATGCGCCGCCTTGCCGTTTTCGTCGAGCACGGTGAGGTTCATGGACTTTGTATATTTATAGCCCAGCTTGAAGATATGCCCCACCTCGATGCCCTTGCGCTCGTCCAGCGCCGCGCCGCACTGGGGGCACGCATCACCCTTTACGGCCGAGGTGATGTCGGCCTCCTGTGCAATAATGAAATCCCTGCCGGGGTTGACCCCCGTGTAGTGTTTGTCCTTCTCGTTCGCCCCGGTGATGGCGTTCCGAGCCGGGCGGATACCGAGG contains:
- a CDS encoding M23 family metallopeptidase; its protein translation is MHNRITIKLLTSMLACIFISPGLSGMGITEGPGYVEKKPYHYAPMDAARMEWDRGLFKLALRARRFAQGNAVNAEIIIPSKVKFPLPQMEYDGRTVPVVRRDWGYAGLFAIAPDGKQGKKTITVSWEQGASRTIHYFHITIKRTEFMKFTRAIDLGRFSNISIVPPPDVVAFIEQCSRRKREVFNKNTSGFLKGPISHPRDDHFITSPFWAGRKYQRYKVARGKRFYLEPSTNAHSGVDLRGERGDPVFAIAGGRIAIAQPMYYEGNYIVIDHGARIFSSYMHLDCFAVKEGQKVNTGELIGHVGNTGLSTGAHLHVSFSIQGVFVDPLSLLYTGLQ
- a CDS encoding M20/M25/M40 family metallo-hydrolase yields the protein MEGLSGDEITRMRAFLEEGMPRYIAILGEMIAINSFTGNASGVNRLGRYTAELFGRLGFEAEYVPSAHGDECGSHLVLTRTGTSALRIGCVSHLDTVFTEDEERDNDFRFRIEGDRVYGPGANDIKGGTVVMLMMLEALLAVAPRIFGAVSWVLLFDATEETESDDFGALCVERIGPAGAACLVFEGGDMRDGAFRLVTARKGRAVFRIVATGKGAHAGVSHREGANAIVQLAESVLRVSELTDYEQGLTVNIGYIEGGIAINRVAHLAEAVGEIRAYEHEVLAQGLKGLAAINGLSTVASADGVFRCRTSVKVLRKNPAWQENDATKRLFGYYRRAAVLMGMEAEPVARGGLSDGNFTWRSVPTIDGLGPEGANEHCSERSADGSKDQEYALVPSFVPKAILSALALCLIVAGKD
- a CDS encoding amino acid permease, producing MTGGRPAQDCCGPSIFSEETELRRGLGFLETVSIVIGRIIGSGIFRTPGPIMALVGCTSLFALVWIIGGVITIFAAMCYAELVAMMPKSGGPYVFLRAAYPPVFTFLRGWAMFFVSETASIAAVALVFAEYSGALYALAFGVPMPGPAVIAVALSTIGLLTAVNCAGVFLSGVIQNVFSFIKVAAIGAVIGICFTAQGSFSHFSTPFWPAEWNWATVLAVGAALRYSFFAYSGWEGATYVAEEVRNPRKNLPLSLFIGIAGVLILYAGANSAYLYQLPVDAIKGSSWIAVDAMQAAIGGVGGAMISIAVMVNTFGNVSTQILCKARTWQAMARDGLFFKKFAEIHPKYKTPNYSMLFQGLWAGVLLLFAASAQHSYETIIDFFSFTGTVFNIMTVWSVVVLRKKYPDAARPYRAWLYPYSIIIVIAFYCAYMAVTLITAFVPSILGILLTSTGLLYYYRDRIFPKAAKIRR
- a CDS encoding CBS domain-containing protein: MNIIIGHTNMDLDCIGSMVLARRLNPGYVAVRSRLIHPVAQNLYNIYQPVIDFRQIEEVKSGPVENVIVVDTRSMGRVKEFASLIGARTGTVTIYDHHPADSADIPGATVCGNSFGANTTFFGIELIRRGVVLGPDEATIALAGIYADTGNFTHESVTAEDFMAASFLMDQKASLAVVARVLKSLKEEHQMSLFQQILNEMVYQDFQGNLVGLSYVVMDRQAGGLAAVVEKIFDVEDVDALFTVFNFKDEKSVLIIARSRHDRIAVNDLMRRFGGGGHERASSALVKGRTGGEVFREFIGHIDSSLAPAAVASGLMTRDVPVVSQGWTLLEASMFLESSNFTGAPVVDENGALSGIITLRDIMKGRKASQMHAPVKAYMTKKLITGTVCTTVRELEDIFFKKGIGLIPIIEDGRIVGIITRNDYLNHIYPDRAGHTQGTG
- a CDS encoding lytic transglycosylase domain-containing protein, translated to MQVMPFRYRGDAGDLYWPCLNIMTGTAILKRCLQMAGGNPLLAAQYHNAGPSGKTFNGPITSGSSKTSRAPRSKRRLKA
- a CDS encoding penicillin acylase family protein codes for the protein MKKLLIVIALVIILVIAGAYCFLRNGLPNYTSDITAPGLSHPVNVERNRYAVPTVTARTMEDLFFAWGFVNAQDRMFQMEFTRRVGQGRISEFAGEKELSKDIFLRGVGFNERAKDYAKKLDPRFRALNQRYVDGVNYYLDKNGPNAYMKLLGMKKEKWEISDSALVGMMLNWSLAYNMKHELLYHRILKKLGTEKGSKLLGLIPAGTPTIVDDIASSRAGDAAFAIALKKLDWLLGCRSASNNWAVGPALTAHGGAILCTDMQVHQSKLPNDFYLIRVRAGDFEATGAQVVGLPFIASGYNKNCAWGLTNQGADMVDLFKETINWDKKTYRHGGKEIPLSERKEVFAIKGKDPVTKSIYYAGKKPILTEVFKDLGFDVSLDWTGFDAIDYRGFLQMNTAKNYEEFMRGAKAIRISPQNLAYADDRGTIAFRVIGSLPLREKGTGNLIQDGEKVHRNWKGNVPDDKYPMVKNPARGFLATANNKNVKDYPYELNGTYAPGYRYENIARMLRDKKGIDVEYMKKAQTDTRTVLARKIQDAVKKHVKIDAGDEAVKKARDLLLAWDGNSAVDSAGASIYNTFYVRLAYQTLADELGEEIATEYISERYVSMERLLDMVQNGSVFFDDVLTPEKEGIAEIATRAFGETCTLLAKHFGTAEPSKWAWGKMHVIRFDHVLGKSALFRPLVNYGPFPFEGDGETNNRARFSEVAPPFVADLASAPRIIVSFDPKPKAYMMLITGENEHFMSKHNTDMIDAWRRHEYFCMEEEAVIYAMKINPAAASK